The following coding sequences lie in one Desulfocurvibacter africanus subsp. africanus DSM 2603 genomic window:
- the tatC gene encoding twin-arginine translocase subunit TatC — protein sequence MTLTEHLNELRKRLIRSFIAVFVGFLACYAFAEQLFDILMEPMVQVLHNSNFIYTYPPEAFFTYLKVSFVAGFFLVSPYLFYQVWLFVAPGLYQNERKYLVPIAIFSAVFFTVGALFGYFVVFPFGFEFFASYSTDKIVFTPKLSEYLSFALKLLFAFGVVFELPLVIFFLARLGLVTAQGLRRVRKYAILVIFIVAAILTPPDVFTQTLMAGPMILLYEFGIIAAHLFGKEKKKPAADEDEENSAEAE from the coding sequence CCTTTATTGCCGTATTCGTGGGTTTTCTGGCCTGCTACGCATTTGCCGAGCAGCTTTTTGACATCCTTATGGAGCCCATGGTGCAGGTGCTCCATAACAGCAACTTTATTTACACTTACCCGCCAGAAGCCTTCTTCACGTACCTCAAAGTCTCCTTTGTAGCCGGCTTCTTTCTCGTCAGCCCCTACCTTTTTTATCAAGTTTGGCTTTTCGTGGCTCCGGGGTTGTATCAGAATGAACGCAAGTACTTGGTGCCCATAGCTATTTTTTCTGCGGTCTTCTTCACTGTCGGGGCGTTATTCGGCTATTTCGTGGTATTCCCCTTCGGCTTCGAGTTCTTCGCCTCCTACTCCACGGACAAGATAGTTTTTACGCCCAAGCTCAGTGAATACTTGAGCTTCGCGCTCAAGCTCCTGTTCGCCTTCGGCGTTGTCTTCGAGCTGCCGCTGGTCATCTTCTTCCTGGCCCGATTGGGGTTGGTCACGGCCCAGGGTCTGCGCCGGGTGCGCAAGTACGCCATCCTGGTCATCTTCATCGTGGCGGCCATCCTCACTCCGCCCGATGTGTTCACTCAGACCCTCATGGCCGGACCAATGATTCTTCTCTATGAGTTTGGCATCATCGCGGCGCATCTCTTTGGGAAGGAAAAGAAGAAACCGGCTGCGGATGAAGACGAGGAAAACAGCGCAGAGGCCGAATAG